Below is a window of Thermodesulfobacteriota bacterium DNA.
GATCTCAAAGCTTCAGAGATAATTGATCAGTACCTCTTGGTTAACAAATTTAATTCTCGTTGTATTACCAATGTGGTATTCATGGGGATGGGGGAGCCTCTCGATAACCTTGGAAATACGGTGAGGGCCATAAAAACATTCACTCATGAGGATTTTGTCGGAATATCACCAAAGAAGATAACCGTGTCAACTTCGGGACTGGCTCCTCAGATCAGAGAGCTCGGAAAGCAAATCTCTGTTAATCTATCCGTGTCGCTTAATGCCCCTTTGGACGAGCTCAGGAATAAAATTATGCCCATAAACAGAAGATATCCGATTGCAGCACTAATTAACGCTAGTAGAGATTTCCCCGTGCCCAATAGAAAGACCCTGACTTTCGAGTATGTCCTTATTAAAGGGCTGAATGATTCTGATGAGATTGCGACGACACTTGGAGAGCTTCTAAAAGGGATAAGGTGTAAGGTAAATCTTATACCATTTAATGAGGCTTTTCCCCTGCCGTATGAAACACCGAGTAGCGAAAGAGTATTCAGTTTTCAAGACATATTGATTTCTTATGGTATAAACGCAAGAATTAGAAAGAATCGTGGACGTGATATACTCGGGGCTTGCGGGCAGCTTGCGGCAGACTATCCGACTGCAAAAGACCGGACAAAACAAAAAATTAGACAGAGAATGAATTGATTATAAGCCCATGAAAGGCTCAGAAATAAGAAAACAATTTTTA
It encodes the following:
- the rlmN gene encoding 23S rRNA (adenine(2503)-C(2))-methyltransferase RlmN gives rise to the protein MNKINIKNLCPEELEDLVSSFGEEPYRARQIGKWIYRKDADSFDQMTDLPRRFIETLNDSFLLQQSLVPLDERLSSDGTKKYLFQLSDGKKIESVLIPEKSRYTLCISTQVGCGLGCTFCLTGRVGKIRDLKASEIIDQYLLVNKFNSRCITNVVFMGMGEPLDNLGNTVRAIKTFTHEDFVGISPKKITVSTSGLAPQIRELGKQISVNLSVSLNAPLDELRNKIMPINRRYPIAALINASRDFPVPNRKTLTFEYVLIKGLNDSDEIATTLGELLKGIRCKVNLIPFNEAFPLPYETPSSERVFSFQDILISYGINARIRKNRGRDILGACGQLAADYPTAKDRTKQKIRQRMN